One part of the Planctomycetaceae bacterium genome encodes these proteins:
- a CDS encoding YdcF family protein encodes MALGQTVVEKVVTALVQPCGLLWLLLIGCMSMAVNSRRRELIVVAACPLLLLTIAGNDVFAEWLVRTREGRFADIQPLSEQRLDVVVVLGGGASTGMNYRSQGNGSGDRLILAAELYHQGLTRKFICTGRKIGEMTNIDADPSQRSAEILMALGVPEAAIERFGGRNTSEEMTELGKRFNGTDQRVGLLTSAWHLPRALALAKRNGFEPDPLPADFLSKPSDIPRTTAEIVHSLIPQSGPLDTTSMIVKEYVGTLVGR; translated from the coding sequence GTGGCACTCGGACAGACGGTGGTTGAGAAAGTCGTGACCGCGCTGGTGCAGCCATGCGGATTGCTGTGGCTGCTGTTGATCGGCTGCATGTCGATGGCTGTGAATTCTCGTCGACGAGAACTGATTGTGGTCGCCGCGTGTCCGCTGTTGTTACTGACCATCGCGGGCAATGACGTCTTTGCCGAGTGGCTGGTAAGAACTCGCGAGGGCCGGTTTGCTGATATCCAGCCGCTCAGCGAGCAGCGGTTGGACGTCGTCGTTGTGCTGGGAGGCGGAGCGTCGACGGGAATGAACTATCGCAGCCAGGGTAACGGTTCCGGCGACCGCCTGATTCTGGCCGCCGAACTTTACCACCAGGGACTGACCCGGAAGTTCATCTGCACCGGCAGAAAGATCGGCGAAATGACCAACATCGACGCCGACCCGTCGCAGCGATCCGCCGAGATCCTGATGGCTCTGGGAGTTCCGGAGGCCGCCATCGAACGCTTCGGCGGCCGTAATACTTCGGAAGAGATGACGGAACTTGGCAAGCGGTTTAACGGTACCGATCAGCGAGTCGGGCTGCTGACGTCGGCGTGGCATCTGCCACGCGCATTGGCTCTGGCGAAACGCAATGGATTCGAACCTGATCCGCTGCCGGCCGACTTCTTGTCAAAGCCGAGCGACATTCCGCGAACAACGGCCGAAATCGTCCATTCCCTCATTCCGCAATCCGGGCCGCTGGATACGACTTCCATGATTGTGAAGGAATATGTTGGTACTCTTGTCGGACGTTAA
- the folD gene encoding bifunctional methylenetetrahydrofolate dehydrogenase/methenyltetrahydrofolate cyclohydrolase FolD translates to MSARIIDGKAISAAVRQQISDDVAAFSQQSKVIPHLAAVLVGDDPASQVYVRNKERACEKCGLRSTLHRLSADTTQQQLLDLIEQLNADDSVHGILVQLPLPKQLDATQILDAVSPLKDVDCFHPENVGLLLQGRPRFQPCTPAGVMQMLKHEDIPTAGAHAVVIGRSDIVGKPMAALLVQKGIDATATICHSRTREIASIIRQADILVAAVGIPEFVKGDMVKPGAVVIDVGINRVDDKLVGDVDFAAASRVAAAITPVPGGVGPMTIAMLLRNTLTAAECWSRRE, encoded by the coding sequence ATGTCCGCTCGCATCATTGACGGAAAAGCCATTTCAGCGGCCGTGCGACAGCAGATTTCCGACGACGTCGCCGCGTTTTCGCAACAATCCAAAGTCATTCCTCATCTGGCCGCCGTGCTGGTGGGAGACGATCCTGCCAGCCAGGTCTATGTTCGCAACAAGGAACGAGCGTGCGAGAAGTGCGGTCTGAGAAGTACGCTGCATCGACTGTCAGCCGACACGACTCAGCAGCAGTTGCTGGACCTGATCGAGCAACTGAACGCGGACGATTCGGTGCATGGAATCCTGGTGCAACTGCCGCTTCCAAAGCAGCTTGACGCGACGCAGATTCTGGATGCGGTTTCACCGCTGAAGGACGTTGACTGTTTTCATCCGGAAAACGTCGGATTGCTGCTGCAGGGTCGGCCGAGATTTCAGCCGTGTACTCCCGCCGGAGTCATGCAGATGCTGAAGCACGAAGACATCCCCACGGCGGGTGCTCACGCGGTGGTCATCGGCCGCAGCGATATCGTGGGCAAACCAATGGCCGCGCTGCTGGTGCAGAAGGGAATCGACGCGACGGCAACCATCTGCCACAGTCGGACCCGCGAGATCGCATCGATCATTCGTCAGGCCGACATTCTGGTTGCCGCGGTCGGGATTCCCGAGTTCGTCAAAGGTGACATGGTGAAGCCGGGGGCCGTCGTGATCGACGTCGGCATCAACCGTGTCGACGATAAACTGGTGGGCGATGTTGACTTTGCAGCTGCATCGCGTGTCGCTGCGGCGATTACTCCGGTCCCCGGCGGAGTCGGCCCAATGACAATCGCAATGCTGCTGCGAAACACACTGACAGCCGCCGAATGCTGGTCGCGCCGGGAATAA
- a CDS encoding IGHMBP2 family helicase → MQRPLLAVTHFGNLRRWLEMEGEAELERLEARRNVQSSADAERSGETLLHLMIRSHTSGLGGRYLLTLAKRKSADRMPWHRFKVGSPVILSEDGDGSGRSMSGVVSQRTADSVEVAVDEWPDGDRFRLDLSPDEVTRKRQLAALDICEKATGRLGQLRDLFLYDREPSFRSGDDCEVSAALNPSQQAAVQFAMSANDLAIIHGPPGTGKTTTVVEVIRQAVARGERVLACAPSNTAVDNLLERLVNTGESAVRLGHPARVLEVVRTHTLDALVEQHDAMELIRDMRREAEQLERRASRYTRARPAPGQRFQQRQEIRDLKKQARMLERQAINEVLREARVICATVSFDFDVLQDHEFDLLVIDEACQSVEPGCWVPLKFAERVVLAGDHCQLPPTILSKGAANEGFDISLMQRLVERYGPSITRQLTLQYRMHEQIMQFSSEQFYEGTLEADASVKTHTLADLPQIHAADLDTSPVVFIDTAGAGWDEQQESDGLSRLNPDEGRLVLDQVNALCRAGLNPRDIAVIAPYAAQVRWLRQNSEFANLEVDTVDGFQGREKEAVVMSLVRSNTAGEIGFLSDARRMNVALTRARRKLIVIGDSATLGGDEFFARLIAWFERIGAYRSVWELTTVD, encoded by the coding sequence ATGCAACGACCACTGCTGGCAGTCACTCATTTCGGAAACCTTCGCCGCTGGCTGGAAATGGAAGGGGAGGCGGAGCTGGAGCGCCTGGAGGCACGGCGAAATGTGCAGTCCTCCGCCGACGCGGAACGCAGCGGCGAGACCCTTCTGCATCTGATGATTCGTTCTCACACGTCGGGACTGGGAGGGCGATATCTGCTGACGCTGGCGAAACGCAAGTCGGCCGATCGCATGCCGTGGCACCGGTTCAAAGTCGGCAGCCCCGTCATTCTGTCCGAAGACGGTGACGGCAGCGGACGATCGATGAGCGGCGTTGTCAGTCAGCGAACCGCCGATTCCGTAGAAGTCGCCGTCGACGAATGGCCTGACGGTGACCGCTTTCGACTCGATTTGTCGCCGGACGAAGTGACTCGCAAACGGCAACTCGCGGCGCTGGACATCTGCGAAAAGGCAACCGGGCGGCTCGGCCAGTTGCGTGACCTGTTTCTGTACGACCGCGAACCGTCGTTCCGTTCCGGGGACGATTGCGAGGTTTCCGCGGCGCTGAATCCGTCACAGCAGGCGGCCGTGCAGTTTGCCATGTCGGCCAACGACCTGGCCATCATTCACGGGCCTCCGGGAACCGGCAAGACGACAACCGTGGTGGAAGTCATCCGCCAGGCCGTTGCCCGCGGCGAACGTGTCCTGGCGTGTGCTCCCAGCAACACTGCCGTCGACAACCTGCTGGAACGGCTGGTCAACACCGGCGAATCGGCCGTGCGGCTCGGGCATCCCGCGCGAGTCCTGGAAGTCGTGCGAACGCACACGCTGGACGCGCTGGTTGAACAGCATGACGCCATGGAACTGATTCGTGACATGCGTCGGGAAGCGGAGCAACTGGAACGCAGGGCCAGCCGCTATACTCGGGCACGCCCGGCTCCCGGCCAGCGATTTCAGCAGCGCCAGGAAATCCGTGACCTGAAGAAACAGGCGCGAATGCTGGAACGCCAGGCGATCAATGAAGTGCTGCGGGAAGCTCGCGTGATTTGTGCCACCGTCAGCTTTGATTTTGATGTGCTGCAGGATCACGAGTTCGATCTGCTGGTCATCGACGAAGCCTGCCAGAGCGTCGAGCCGGGTTGCTGGGTTCCGCTGAAGTTCGCCGAGCGCGTGGTCCTGGCAGGAGATCACTGCCAGCTTCCGCCCACGATTCTTTCCAAAGGAGCCGCCAACGAAGGCTTTGATATCAGCCTGATGCAGCGGCTGGTGGAACGCTATGGGCCGTCGATCACCCGGCAGTTGACGCTGCAATACCGAATGCACGAACAGATCATGCAGTTTTCGTCGGAACAGTTTTACGAGGGAACTCTGGAAGCTGATGCGTCGGTGAAAACACACACTCTGGCTGACCTTCCGCAGATTCACGCCGCGGATCTGGATACGTCCCCGGTTGTGTTCATCGACACGGCGGGAGCCGGCTGGGACGAACAGCAGGAATCCGACGGACTCAGCCGACTGAACCCCGATGAAGGCCGGCTGGTTCTGGATCAAGTAAACGCGCTGTGCCGCGCGGGACTCAATCCGCGAGACATCGCCGTGATCGCGCCGTATGCCGCTCAGGTGCGCTGGCTTCGGCAGAACAGCGAATTCGCCAATCTGGAAGTCGATACCGTCGACGGTTTTCAGGGCCGCGAAAAGGAAGCCGTTGTGATGTCGCTGGTCCGATCGAACACCGCCGGAGAAATCGGATTTCTGTCGGACGCTCGCCGCATGAACGTCGCCCTCACACGCGCCCGACGGAAGCTGATCGTGATCGGAGACAGCGCGACTCTGGGGGGCGATGAATTCTTCGCCCGGCTGATCGCCTGGTTCGAAAGAATCGGCGCTTACCGGTCGGTCTGGGAACTGACGACGGTGGATTAG
- a CDS encoding secretin N-terminal domain-containing protein — protein MADDVSQTITQAITAARGGSGDGRSAALQMLLMQPNGQQVVSAGLLDSVKLTPDTRTNTIFITGPEESLPLIEALIEQLDRSPAASAQIKVFQVVNSDAAELVTVLRSLFPESATTSTVPQLATAEGETSLVPVRFSVDVRTNTIIATGTAGDLEIMEALLLRLDQTESQERINRVFRLKNSPATDVARAVNDFLRSERIVSQAAPGRQNPFEQIEQEVIVVPEPLRNSLIISATPRYFDQILELVEDLDDQPPQVMIQVILAEVDLDNFHEFGVELGLQDSLLFDRSLLGELLTTTVTNSTSTPAGVVTTTSDTIIGATNTPGFDFNNNPLGNSGSALARRGAGDIGGQALSSFSLGRVSNGLDYGGLVLSASSENVSVLLRALNETGSMEVLSRPQVMTLDNQQAFIQVGQRVPRIVSSQLTQLGQINSLALEDVGLLLGVTPRISPEGNVVMEIDAEKSEVGPERDGIPISVSVDGSVIRSPRVNVTSAQTTVSAASGQTIVIGGLISNSNKSLSRRVPWLGDLPLLGNLFRYDGYTNRRKELLIILTPHVIRGESEAEYLKQVEMSRMSWVSGDIFDWIGTGATGAGMMDDSGVPICFPDESPYIQPPEVELAPIPQPGHSDPSRGTVPDSDPELPALPFVPEGSGATTTGPIKPGTVTPASFKKEAAAKTRDDAPRSKESRFFGWPWRTGR, from the coding sequence TTGGCCGACGACGTTTCGCAGACGATCACTCAGGCAATCACCGCCGCGCGCGGTGGCAGCGGCGACGGGCGTTCGGCCGCCCTGCAGATGCTGTTGATGCAGCCGAACGGGCAGCAAGTCGTGTCGGCCGGACTGCTGGACAGTGTGAAACTGACGCCAGACACGCGGACGAATACGATCTTCATCACCGGACCGGAAGAAAGCCTGCCGCTGATTGAGGCGTTGATTGAGCAACTCGATCGGTCGCCGGCGGCATCGGCACAGATCAAGGTATTTCAGGTGGTCAACAGCGATGCCGCAGAACTGGTCACCGTGCTGAGATCGCTGTTTCCGGAATCCGCCACGACATCAACGGTCCCGCAACTGGCCACGGCGGAAGGAGAAACGTCGCTGGTTCCCGTCCGGTTTTCCGTCGACGTGCGGACAAACACAATCATCGCGACAGGCACCGCCGGTGACCTGGAAATCATGGAAGCTCTGCTGCTGCGGCTCGACCAAACGGAAAGCCAGGAGCGCATCAATCGCGTCTTCCGGCTGAAGAACTCACCGGCCACCGACGTCGCCAGAGCCGTGAATGACTTCCTGCGCAGCGAACGAATCGTCAGCCAGGCGGCTCCCGGCAGACAAAATCCGTTCGAACAGATCGAACAGGAAGTCATTGTTGTTCCGGAACCGCTTCGCAACTCCCTGATTATCAGTGCGACGCCGCGCTACTTCGACCAGATTCTGGAGCTGGTGGAAGATCTGGACGACCAGCCGCCGCAGGTGATGATTCAGGTGATTCTGGCCGAAGTGGATCTGGACAACTTTCATGAATTCGGCGTGGAACTGGGACTGCAGGACAGCCTGTTGTTCGACCGCAGTCTGCTGGGCGAACTGCTGACGACAACGGTGACGAATTCCACGTCGACGCCGGCGGGAGTCGTCACCACAACTTCGGACACGATTATCGGAGCGACAAATACGCCGGGTTTTGATTTCAACAACAATCCGCTGGGCAACAGCGGCAGCGCGCTGGCTCGACGAGGAGCCGGCGACATCGGCGGACAGGCTCTGTCAAGCTTCAGTCTGGGTCGTGTCAGCAACGGTCTGGACTATGGCGGGCTGGTGTTATCGGCCAGCAGCGAAAACGTCAGCGTGTTGCTGCGGGCGCTGAACGAAACGGGCAGCATGGAAGTGCTCAGCCGTCCGCAGGTGATGACGCTGGACAACCAGCAGGCGTTTATTCAGGTGGGGCAGCGAGTTCCCAGAATTGTCAGCAGCCAGCTCACGCAACTGGGACAGATCAACAGTTTGGCGCTGGAAGACGTCGGACTGCTGCTGGGCGTCACGCCTCGCATCAGCCCGGAAGGTAACGTCGTCATGGAAATCGACGCCGAAAAATCGGAGGTCGGCCCGGAACGCGACGGGATTCCGATTTCGGTTTCGGTCGACGGCAGCGTCATCCGTTCGCCGCGCGTGAATGTGACCAGCGCCCAGACAACCGTCAGCGCGGCCAGCGGTCAGACGATTGTCATCGGCGGACTGATCAGCAACAGCAACAAGTCGCTCAGCCGCCGTGTTCCCTGGCTGGGAGACCTGCCGCTTCTGGGAAACCTGTTTCGCTACGACGGCTACACGAACCGCCGCAAGGAACTGCTGATCATTCTGACGCCGCACGTAATCCGCGGCGAAAGCGAAGCGGAGTATCTGAAGCAGGTGGAAATGTCACGGATGTCCTGGGTATCCGGCGATATCTTCGACTGGATCGGCACCGGCGCGACCGGCGCGGGAATGATGGACGACAGCGGAGTACCCATCTGTTTCCCTGACGAATCGCCGTACATTCAGCCGCCGGAGGTCGAGCTTGCTCCCATTCCGCAGCCGGGCCACTCGGATCCTTCGCGCGGAACTGTTCCGGATTCCGACCCCGAACTGCCGGCACTGCCGTTCGTCCCCGAAGGTTCCGGGGCAACGACCACCGGTCCGATAAAACCCGGCACCGTGACTCCGGCGTCATTCAAAAAGGAGGCTGCGGCAAAAACCCGCGATGATGCTCCGAGGTCGAAGGAGTCCCGATTCTTTGGCTGGCCCTGGAGGACCGGTCGATGA
- a CDS encoding TIM barrel protein, which translates to MGTWLSPRHDELTYVANFRQHANRLRECVRILGDHGLRFGMEYVGPKTLWASGRHPFIHSLAETRDLIAEIGLDNVGVVLDSWHWYTAHETVDDLKSLTNADIIACDLNDAPAGIPIDEQIDNKRELPAATGVIDLKAFLTTLAEIGYDGPVRAEPFNAVLNEMDDAEALAATSKAMQKAFALAD; encoded by the coding sequence GTGGGAACCTGGCTGTCACCGCGTCATGACGAACTGACGTACGTTGCCAACTTCCGGCAGCACGCGAACCGCCTGCGGGAATGCGTCAGGATTCTTGGTGACCACGGGCTGCGGTTCGGCATGGAATACGTCGGCCCGAAAACGCTGTGGGCCAGCGGCCGGCATCCATTCATTCATTCGCTGGCAGAAACGCGTGATTTGATCGCGGAGATCGGTCTCGACAACGTGGGAGTCGTGCTGGACAGTTGGCACTGGTACACGGCGCATGAAACAGTCGACGATCTGAAGTCGCTGACGAATGCCGACATCATCGCCTGCGACCTGAACGACGCTCCCGCCGGGATTCCGATTGACGAGCAGATCGACAACAAGCGGGAACTTCCCGCGGCAACCGGCGTCATTGACCTGAAAGCGTTTCTGACAACGCTGGCCGAAATCGGCTACGACGGTCCTGTTCGAGCCGAACCGTTCAATGCGGTGCTGAACGAGATGGACGACGCCGAAGCGCTCGCAGCCACGTCGAAGGCCATGCAAAAGGCGTTTGCTCTGGCCGACTGA
- a CDS encoding DUF3656 domain-containing protein → MSSYVPDLIPNSDRMPTPRPELLAPAGDRDCARAAVENGADAIYFGLDCGFNARARATNFHLDNLPELMDFLHRRGVRGYVTLNTLAFSDELPAIEATGRRLADAAVDAVLVQDIGVARLLKDVCPDLALHASTQMTLTSAECIAVAEELGIERVVLARELSIDEIRRIRSQTSMPLEVFVHGALCVAYSGQCLTSESLGGRSANRGQCAQACRLAYDLICDDQHMELGDQKYLLSPQDLAAFALVDDLLKAGVSSLKIEGRLKTPEYVANTVQHYRRAIDAAVEGRSANFTRTDVRELEQSFSRGFSPGWLNGCDHKMLVPATSSAKRGVLLGHVVGVLPDQIAVQLQGEVAPGDGVVFEGDREHGNEQGGRVYHVFNDRGLQIESADRGIVQLAFRHHAMDFAKLTAGLKVWKTDDPRLNQRLRKSFEGPDVNRRVDVSLSVIARTGECLTIVAETATGIRCEIASEQPLEAARKHPISREILEQQFSRLGGTIFRLAKLDAVIENAPMIPLSVLGQLRRQMIELLDVAPPRPTSSPRRIPQAVTTTRTQAFSANMKGEQNSGDPRLVVLCRTRQQLDCVLQNGISHVFADFADIREYREAVRAAHQAGAEILLATPRIQKPGEMGIFRTMLGHQPDGMLVRNLSGLTFFVEHRIPVVADFSLNATNERTVEWLIRKGAERVTASYDMNRDQLLELLNRVPCQWLEIVIHQHMPLFHMEHCVFCSVLSPGTNRHNCGRPCDVHRVELRDRIGMKHPLTADVGCRNTLFNAVPQSSAEVVATLLERGVRTFRIELLNDDDARIHRIISLYRDLLNGTIRGSEVWKQLRAGNRVGVTRGTLEERRNPLAIL, encoded by the coding sequence ATGAGTTCATACGTGCCGGATCTGATTCCCAATAGCGACCGGATGCCGACGCCGCGCCCCGAACTGCTGGCTCCCGCAGGCGACCGCGACTGCGCGCGAGCCGCCGTGGAAAACGGAGCGGATGCGATCTACTTCGGTCTGGACTGCGGATTCAACGCTCGCGCGCGGGCCACGAACTTTCATCTCGATAACTTGCCGGAACTGATGGACTTTCTGCATCGTCGCGGCGTTCGTGGTTATGTGACGCTGAATACGCTTGCGTTTTCGGACGAACTGCCGGCGATCGAAGCCACCGGCCGAAGGCTTGCTGACGCCGCTGTCGACGCCGTGCTGGTTCAGGACATTGGGGTCGCCCGGCTGCTGAAGGATGTGTGCCCGGACCTGGCGCTCCACGCGTCAACGCAGATGACGTTGACCAGCGCTGAATGCATCGCCGTCGCTGAAGAGCTGGGGATTGAGCGCGTCGTGCTGGCCCGTGAACTGTCGATCGATGAAATCCGCCGGATCCGCAGTCAAACGTCGATGCCGCTGGAAGTGTTTGTTCACGGCGCGCTGTGCGTGGCGTATTCCGGGCAGTGCCTGACCAGTGAATCTCTCGGCGGACGCAGTGCGAATCGTGGTCAGTGTGCTCAGGCCTGCCGGCTGGCATACGATCTGATCTGCGACGATCAACACATGGAACTCGGCGATCAGAAGTATTTGCTCAGCCCGCAGGATCTGGCGGCGTTTGCACTGGTTGATGATCTGCTGAAAGCCGGTGTCAGCTCGCTGAAGATTGAAGGACGGCTGAAGACGCCGGAGTACGTCGCCAACACGGTTCAGCACTACCGTCGGGCAATCGATGCCGCCGTTGAGGGACGTTCCGCGAACTTTACTCGCACAGACGTTCGCGAACTGGAGCAGTCGTTTTCGCGAGGATTCTCGCCGGGCTGGCTGAACGGCTGCGATCACAAGATGCTGGTGCCCGCGACCAGTTCCGCCAAGCGCGGCGTGTTGCTGGGCCACGTTGTCGGCGTGTTGCCGGATCAGATTGCGGTGCAGTTGCAGGGTGAAGTTGCTCCCGGCGATGGGGTGGTCTTCGAAGGCGATCGTGAACACGGCAACGAACAGGGCGGACGCGTGTACCACGTGTTCAATGACCGCGGTCTGCAAATCGAATCCGCTGACCGCGGCATCGTCCAACTGGCGTTCCGTCACCACGCCATGGATTTCGCCAAACTGACGGCGGGCCTGAAAGTGTGGAAGACGGACGACCCGAGGCTGAATCAGAGGTTGCGAAAATCCTTCGAAGGCCCGGACGTGAACCGGCGCGTCGACGTAAGCCTGTCGGTCATCGCCAGAACAGGTGAGTGCCTGACGATCGTGGCTGAAACCGCCACCGGCATTCGCTGCGAAATTGCGTCGGAACAACCGCTGGAAGCCGCTCGCAAACATCCCATCTCTCGTGAGATTCTGGAACAGCAGTTTTCGCGGCTTGGCGGTACGATTTTTCGACTGGCCAAACTCGACGCCGTGATTGAAAACGCACCGATGATTCCGCTCAGCGTCCTCGGACAACTGCGGCGCCAAATGATCGAACTACTCGACGTCGCGCCGCCGCGGCCGACATCATCGCCGCGCCGCATCCCTCAAGCCGTTACGACGACCCGGACACAGGCGTTTTCAGCGAACATGAAAGGCGAACAGAATTCCGGCGACCCGCGGCTGGTTGTTCTTTGCCGAACACGGCAGCAGCTTGACTGCGTTCTGCAAAACGGAATCAGCCATGTCTTCGCGGACTTCGCCGACATTCGCGAATACCGGGAAGCCGTCCGGGCAGCTCATCAAGCCGGAGCCGAAATCCTGCTCGCGACGCCGCGCATCCAGAAACCGGGGGAAATGGGGATCTTCCGCACGATGCTCGGACACCAACCGGATGGAATGCTGGTTCGCAATCTTTCCGGCCTGACATTTTTCGTCGAACATCGGATACCGGTTGTCGCGGACTTCTCGCTAAACGCCACCAATGAACGGACCGTCGAATGGCTCATCCGCAAAGGCGCGGAACGAGTCACCGCGTCGTACGACATGAACCGCGATCAGTTGCTTGAGCTGCTGAATCGTGTGCCCTGCCAGTGGCTGGAAATTGTGATTCATCAGCACATGCCGTTATTTCACATGGAGCACTGTGTGTTCTGCTCCGTTTTGTCGCCGGGGACTAACCGGCACAATTGCGGCCGTCCGTGCGACGTTCACCGCGTGGAACTGCGGGACCGCATCGGCATGAAACATCCACTGACCGCTGACGTCGGCTGCCGCAACACACTGTTTAACGCCGTACCGCAAAGCTCGGCGGAAGTCGTTGCGACACTTCTGGAACGCGGAGTCCGCACGTTTCGTATTGAACTGCTGAACGACGACGATGCCCGCATTCACCGAATCATCAGCCTTTATCGTGACCTGCTGAATGGTACGATCCGAGGCAGCGAAGTCTGGAAGCAGCTCCGGGCCGGAAACCGAGTCGGAGTCACTCGCGGCACTCTGGAAGAACGCCGCAACCCGCTTGCGATCCTGTAG